The following proteins are encoded in a genomic region of Clostridium kluyveri:
- a CDS encoding MerR family transcriptional regulator: protein MRTVKQVSDLTGVSVRMLHHYDKIGLLKPTKLTEAGYRIYDDEALETLQQILFFKELDLPLKEIKEIITSPHFDKMKALESHKKLIVLKRDRLNSLIELIDKTLKGANTMSFKEFDMTEYYNVLEEFKKENKDKVIRIYGSIDNYNEFIKKCKSKEAEIAKDAINHYGSIKKFTEALKKNLNNSLAITKSEQIDKFKKDCLYDKHPKLKELYKKLTADLSKDPSSVEIQQIAGEVTNIAKKDYEAFKTNMGDYYWYTMVQFYLVFPKEIKIDKKYGGSGISWLEEIDKKYGEGASKFIGKALKIYLGDYEPKIETLYKKLRSNLSKDPTSKEIQQIVSEIANENRKIHETLKVDEGENYLGYIADFYLSKPEFIKATDKKYGNGASKFIGEALKFYAENNK from the coding sequence ATGAGAACAGTAAAACAAGTTTCGGATTTAACAGGAGTAAGTGTGCGTATGCTTCATCACTACGACAAAATTGGATTATTAAAACCAACTAAATTAACAGAAGCAGGCTACAGGATTTATGATGATGAGGCTCTTGAAACTTTGCAGCAGATTTTGTTTTTTAAAGAACTTGATTTACCACTGAAAGAAATTAAAGAAATCATAACTAGCCCTCACTTTGATAAGATGAAAGCACTAGAAAGTCATAAAAAGCTAATCGTTTTAAAAAGAGATAGATTGAATAGCTTGATAGAACTTATAGATAAAACTTTGAAGGGAGCCAATACGATGAGTTTTAAAGAATTTGATATGACTGAATATTATAATGTATTAGAAGAATTTAAGAAAGAAAATAAGGATAAAGTAATTAGAATTTATGGTAGTATAGATAATTATAATGAATTTATTAAAAAATGTAAATCTAAGGAAGCTGAGATCGCTAAGGATGCTATAAATCATTATGGAAGTATAAAAAAATTTACTGAAGCTTTGAAGAAAAATTTAAATAATAGTCTGGCAATAACTAAATCAGAACAAATTGATAAGTTTAAAAAAGATTGTCTTTATGATAAGCATCCCAAATTAAAAGAGCTATATAAAAAACTTACAGCTGATTTAAGTAAAGATCCTTCTTCAGTGGAAATTCAACAAATTGCTGGTGAGGTAACTAATATAGCTAAAAAAGATTATGAAGCTTTTAAAACTAATATGGGAGACTATTATTGGTACACTATGGTACAATTTTACTTAGTATTTCCTAAGGAAATAAAAATTGATAAGAAATATGGTGGAAGTGGTATATCGTGGCTAGAAGAAATTGATAAGAAATATGGAGAAGGTGCGTCTAAATTTATTGGAAAAGCTTTAAAAATTTATTTGGGGGATTATGAACCTAAAATAGAAACTCTATATAAAAAGCTTAGATCTAACTTAAGTAAAGATCCCACTTCAAAAGAGATCCAGCAAATTGTTTCTGAAATAGCAAATGAGAACCGAAAAATACATGAAACTTTAAAAGTAGATGAGGGAGAAAATTATTTGGGGTATATTGCAGATTTTTATTTATCAAAGCCTGAATTTATAAAAGCAACAGATAAAAAATATGGAAATGGTGCATCTAAATTTATTGGAGAAGCCCTAAAGTTTTATGCTGAAAATAATAAGTAA
- a CDS encoding acyltransferase family protein, whose translation MRKNYLDNIRWGIIILVVIYHIIYIFNSVGVISNIGVKGIPQMDVMLYFIYPWFMASLFLVGGISARYSLQKRTGKQFAKERVKRLLVPSIAGIFILGWISGYVTNHYVDMFGGKGDLIPGFIKYLIYSLCGIGPLWFAHELFLASMILLLFRKFDKNDTLWKICKKANMAIILLLFFAVWGSSFILNTPLITVYRNGIYIFMFLLGYYVFSHDEVQERLKKWHLPLLISAVICGIIYTIYYYGDNYTTAACLQSPFTNFYLWIIILAILGCGNAWFNGTNHFTEYMNKRTFGIYVLHYPVLIMSAYLLTTYLQLPMLLYYFILLVIEIMAMPFLYEIISRIPVLSFLILGISKHSS comes from the coding sequence ATGAGAAAAAATTATTTGGATAATATTCGTTGGGGTATTATCATATTAGTTGTTATTTATCATATAATATACATTTTCAATAGTGTAGGAGTAATATCTAATATCGGGGTAAAGGGAATACCGCAGATGGATGTAATGCTGTATTTTATATATCCATGGTTTATGGCTTCTTTATTTTTAGTAGGAGGAATATCTGCACGTTATTCTTTACAAAAGAGAACTGGAAAACAATTTGCAAAAGAGCGTGTCAAAAGGCTGTTAGTGCCTTCGATTGCAGGTATTTTTATTTTGGGTTGGATAAGTGGTTATGTTACAAATCATTATGTAGATATGTTTGGTGGCAAAGGAGATCTTATTCCAGGTTTTATAAAATATCTGATTTATTCACTTTGCGGAATAGGACCTTTGTGGTTTGCACATGAATTATTTTTAGCGTCTATGATATTGTTGCTATTTAGAAAATTTGATAAAAATGATACATTATGGAAAATATGCAAAAAAGCAAATATGGCAATTATCTTATTGTTGTTCTTTGCAGTATGGGGAAGTTCTTTTATTTTAAATACACCTCTTATTACTGTATATCGCAATGGTATCTATATTTTTATGTTTTTACTCGGATATTACGTTTTTTCACATGATGAAGTGCAGGAAAGACTGAAGAAATGGCATTTACCACTTTTAATTTCTGCAGTTATTTGTGGAATTATTTATACAATTTATTATTATGGAGATAACTATACCACTGCAGCCTGTTTACAAAGCCCATTCACTAATTTTTACCTATGGATAATTATTCTTGCAATTTTAGGTTGTGGAAATGCATGGTTTAATGGAACAAATCACTTTACAGAATATATGAACAAAAGAACATTCGGAATATACGTGCTGCATTATCCAGTTTTAATAATGAGTGCATATTTATTAACCACATATTTGCAATTGCCAATGCTGTTATATTATTTTATTTTATTAGTCATTGAAATTATGGCAATGCCTTTTCTATATGAAATAATAAGCCGTATCCCTGTGCTAAGTTTCCTGATTTTAGGAATATCAAAGCATTCCAGTTAA